A single window of Bradyrhizobium daqingense DNA harbors:
- the dnaN gene encoding DNA polymerase III subunit beta: MKVTVERAQLLKSLGHVHRVVERRNTIPILGNVLVRAENAKLSLKATDLDLEVTETLPAETATAGSTTVPAHMFYDIVRKLPDGSQIVLEADGDRAVLAIRAGRSRFTLQTLPENDFPDLAAGDMSHSFSLAAKDVKRLIDRTQFAISTEETRYYLNGIYLHAAGTAKASTLRGVATDGHRLAQLDLVQPKGAEGMPGVIVPRKTVGEVQRLIEDTEAEMTIELSQAKIRFTIGNVVLTSKLIDGTFPDYGRVIPQNNDKELVVDKKDFENAVDRVSTISSERGRAVKLSLSAGKLVLSVTNPDSGSATEELEVEYASDALDIGFNSRYLLDIAAQIEGDVATLRLADPGSPTLVQDRDDKSALYVLMPMRV, encoded by the coding sequence ATGAAGGTTACGGTCGAACGCGCGCAACTCCTGAAGTCGCTGGGCCATGTCCACCGCGTGGTCGAGCGCCGCAACACGATTCCGATCCTCGGCAACGTGCTGGTCCGCGCCGAGAACGCGAAATTGTCGCTGAAGGCGACCGACCTCGACCTCGAGGTGACCGAGACGCTGCCGGCGGAAACCGCGACCGCGGGCTCCACCACCGTGCCGGCGCACATGTTCTACGACATCGTGCGCAAGCTGCCCGACGGCTCGCAGATCGTGCTGGAGGCCGACGGCGACCGCGCGGTGCTGGCGATCCGCGCCGGCCGCTCCCGCTTCACGCTGCAGACCCTGCCGGAGAATGATTTCCCGGATCTCGCCGCCGGGGACATGTCGCATTCCTTCTCGCTCGCCGCAAAGGACGTCAAGCGGCTGATCGACCGCACCCAGTTCGCGATCTCGACCGAAGAGACGCGTTATTATCTCAACGGCATCTATCTGCATGCTGCCGGCACGGCGAAGGCCTCCACCCTGCGCGGCGTCGCCACCGACGGCCATCGTCTCGCCCAGCTCGACCTGGTGCAGCCCAAGGGCGCCGAAGGCATGCCCGGCGTGATCGTGCCGCGCAAGACCGTCGGCGAGGTGCAGCGCCTGATCGAGGACACCGAGGCCGAGATGACGATCGAGCTGTCGCAGGCCAAGATCCGCTTCACCATCGGCAATGTGGTGCTGACCTCGAAGCTGATCGACGGCACCTTCCCCGACTACGGCCGCGTCATTCCGCAAAACAACGACAAGGAGCTCGTGGTCGACAAGAAGGATTTCGAGAACGCGGTCGACCGCGTCTCGACGATTTCGAGCGAGCGCGGCCGCGCGGTCAAGCTGTCGCTGTCGGCGGGCAAGCTGGTGCTGTCGGTGACCAATCCGGATTCCGGCAGCGCGACCGAAGAGCTCGAGGTCGAGTACGCCTCCGATGCCCTCGATATCGGCTTCAACTCCCGCTATTTGCTCGACATCGCCGCCCAGATCGAAGGCGACGTCGCAACGCTCCGCCTCGCCGACCCCGGCTCCCCGACCCTGGTGCAAGACCGCGACGACAAGAGCGCGCTGTACGTGCTGATGCCGATGCGGGTGTGA
- the recF gene encoding DNA replication/repair protein RecF (All proteins in this family for which functions are known are DNA-binding proteins that assist the filamentation of RecA onto DNA for the initiation of recombination or recombinational repair.): MTPSRIHRLTLTHFRNYRAAGLETAADMVALVGPNGAGKTNCIEAISFLSPGRGLRRATLEDVADNQGDGSWAVSAQVEGALGLATLGTGIDPPRPDASVSRRCRIDREPVNSATSFGDHIRMVWLTPAMDGLFMGAASERRRFFDRLVLAIDSDHSSRISALERSLRSRNRLLETRNYDDHWCDAIERETAELAVAVAATRGQTAARLTGMLNARAQESAFPSAKIALDGWMENALLQETATSVEDRYRQILRDNRPRDAIAGRTTDGPHLTDLQVVYAPKSMPARDASTGEQKALLIGLVLAHASLVAEMTGIVPLLLLDEVVAHLDPNRRAALFDELKKLGAQVWLTGADPAAFADIGAGGEVFDVESGRVSARR, translated from the coding sequence ATGACCCCCTCCCGCATTCATCGCCTGACGCTGACGCATTTTCGCAATTATCGGGCGGCGGGGCTCGAGACGGCGGCTGACATGGTGGCGCTGGTCGGGCCGAACGGGGCGGGTAAGACCAATTGCATCGAGGCGATCTCGTTCCTGTCGCCGGGGCGCGGCTTGAGGCGCGCGACGCTGGAGGATGTCGCCGACAACCAGGGCGACGGTTCCTGGGCAGTGTCGGCGCAGGTCGAGGGCGCGCTGGGACTGGCGACGCTCGGCACCGGCATCGACCCGCCACGGCCCGACGCCTCCGTCAGCCGGCGCTGCCGCATCGACCGCGAGCCGGTGAATTCGGCGACCAGCTTCGGCGACCACATCCGCATGGTATGGCTGACGCCGGCGATGGACGGGCTGTTCATGGGCGCGGCGTCCGAGCGGCGGCGCTTCTTCGACCGCCTGGTGCTCGCCATCGACAGCGATCATTCCAGCCGCATCTCCGCACTGGAGCGATCCCTGCGCTCGCGCAACCGCTTGCTCGAGACGCGCAATTACGACGATCATTGGTGTGACGCGATCGAGCGCGAGACCGCCGAGCTTGCGGTCGCGGTCGCCGCAACGCGCGGCCAGACCGCGGCGCGGCTGACCGGGATGCTCAATGCGCGCGCGCAGGAATCCGCTTTCCCCTCGGCGAAAATCGCGCTCGACGGCTGGATGGAGAACGCGCTGCTGCAGGAGACCGCGACGTCGGTCGAGGACCGCTACCGCCAGATCCTGCGCGACAACAGACCGCGCGATGCCATCGCCGGCCGCACCACCGACGGCCCGCATCTCACCGACCTCCAGGTCGTCTATGCGCCCAAGAGCATGCCCGCGCGCGATGCCTCGACCGGCGAGCAGAAGGCGCTGTTGATCGGCCTCGTGCTGGCGCATGCGAGCCTCGTCGCCGAGATGACCGGCATCGTGCCGCTGCTGCTGCTCGACGAGGTGGTCGCGCATCTCGATCCGAACCGCCGCGCCGCGCTGTTCGACGAGCTGAAGAAGCTCGGCGCACAGGTGTGGCTGACCGGCGCGGACCCTGCGGCCTTCGCCGACATCGGCGCAGGCGGCGAAGTCTTTGACGTCGAGAGCGGACGAGTCTCGGCGCGCAGGTAA
- the gyrB gene encoding DNA topoisomerase (ATP-hydrolyzing) subunit B, whose translation MTEPARQTPAENEPSNASDYGAESIRVLKGLDAVRKRPGMYIGDTDDGSGLHHMVYEVVDNAIDEALAGHATRVDVILNADNSVTVRDDGRGIPVDIHKGEGISAAEVIMTQLHAGGKFDQNSYKVSGGLHGVGVSVVNALSSKLGLRIWRDDKEHYIEFAHGDAVAPLKVIGDAPGKRGTEVTFLASTETFKNIEYDFATLEHRLRELAFLNSGVNIALSDMRHAVEKREEMHYSGGVEEFVKYLDRNKKALVPTPIMVRSEANGIGVEAALWWNDSYHENVLCFTNNIPQRDGGTHLAGFRGALTRQVNGYAEANAKKEKIALTGDDCREGLTAVLSVKVPDPKFSSQTKDKLVSSEVRPVVENVLNEALQAWFEEHPSEAKMIVGKVIQAAAAREAARKARELTRKSPLSVSSLPGKLADCQEKDPAKSELFIVEGDSAGGSAKQGRNREFQAVLPLRGKILNVERVRPDKMLSSEQIGTLITALGTGISDDFSVEKLRYHKIIVMTDADVDGAHIRTLLLTFFYRQMRDIIDGGYLYIAQPPLYKVSRGKSEQYLKDERALEDYLIDAGLDDCVFIPGTGGDRTGRDLRALVDDARVVRSILRNLHSRYNRKVVEQAAITGVLNKSVYGNPENAAAAAQYIATRLDSQAEEVERGWVGQFLEGQGFVFERTVRGVKEAAMIDDALLGSAEARKLDEYTPKLQDVYARSGKLRRKDSEHVVHGPVDLFEAVTEAGRKGISLQRYKGLGEMNPEQLWETTLDTEARSLLQVKVKEVDEADDIFTKLMGDVVEPRRDFIQEHSLSATIDI comes from the coding sequence ATGACAGAACCTGCTCGGCAGACACCTGCCGAAAACGAGCCCTCCAACGCGAGCGATTACGGCGCGGAATCGATCCGCGTGCTCAAGGGTCTCGACGCCGTCCGCAAGCGTCCGGGCATGTATATCGGCGACACCGACGACGGCTCGGGCCTGCACCACATGGTCTACGAGGTCGTCGACAACGCGATCGACGAGGCGCTGGCGGGCCACGCCACGCGCGTCGACGTCATCCTCAACGCAGACAATTCCGTCACGGTGCGCGACGACGGCCGCGGCATTCCCGTGGACATCCACAAGGGCGAAGGCATCTCGGCAGCCGAGGTCATCATGACCCAGCTCCATGCCGGCGGTAAGTTCGACCAGAACTCCTACAAGGTCTCCGGCGGCCTGCATGGCGTCGGCGTCTCCGTCGTCAACGCGCTCTCCAGCAAGCTCGGCCTGCGGATCTGGCGCGACGACAAGGAGCACTATATCGAGTTCGCCCATGGCGATGCCGTGGCACCGCTGAAAGTGATCGGCGATGCGCCGGGCAAGCGCGGCACCGAGGTCACGTTCCTGGCCTCGACCGAGACCTTCAAGAACATCGAATATGATTTCGCCACGCTCGAGCATCGCCTGCGCGAGCTCGCCTTCCTCAATTCCGGCGTCAACATCGCCCTCTCCGACATGCGCCACGCGGTCGAGAAGCGCGAGGAGATGCACTATTCCGGCGGCGTCGAGGAGTTCGTCAAATATCTCGACCGCAACAAGAAGGCCCTGGTGCCGACGCCGATCATGGTGCGCTCGGAAGCCAACGGCATCGGCGTCGAGGCCGCGTTGTGGTGGAACGACAGCTACCACGAGAACGTGCTGTGCTTCACCAACAACATCCCGCAGCGGGACGGCGGCACCCATCTGGCCGGTTTCCGCGGCGCGCTGACACGCCAGGTCAACGGCTATGCCGAGGCCAACGCCAAGAAAGAAAAGATCGCGCTCACCGGAGATGATTGCCGCGAAGGTCTCACCGCGGTTCTCTCGGTGAAGGTGCCGGACCCGAAATTCTCGTCGCAGACCAAGGACAAGCTGGTGTCCTCGGAGGTGCGCCCCGTGGTCGAGAACGTCCTCAACGAGGCGCTGCAGGCCTGGTTCGAGGAGCATCCGTCCGAGGCCAAGATGATCGTCGGCAAGGTGATCCAGGCCGCCGCCGCCCGCGAAGCCGCGCGAAAGGCGCGCGAGCTGACGCGCAAGAGCCCGCTCTCGGTGTCCTCGCTGCCCGGCAAGCTCGCCGACTGCCAGGAGAAGGATCCCGCGAAGTCGGAACTCTTCATCGTCGAGGGTGACTCGGCAGGCGGCAGCGCCAAGCAGGGCCGCAACCGCGAATTCCAGGCCGTCTTGCCGCTGCGCGGCAAGATCCTGAACGTCGAACGCGTCCGCCCCGACAAGATGCTCTCCTCCGAGCAGATCGGCACGCTGATCACCGCGCTCGGCACCGGCATCAGCGACGACTTCTCGGTCGAGAAGCTGCGCTATCACAAGATCATCGTGATGACGGACGCCGACGTCGACGGCGCCCATATCCGCACGCTGCTGCTCACCTTCTTCTACCGGCAGATGCGCGACATCATTGACGGTGGCTATCTCTATATCGCTCAGCCGCCGCTCTATAAGGTCTCACGCGGCAAGTCCGAGCAGTATCTGAAGGACGAGCGCGCGCTGGAGGACTATCTGATCGACGCCGGCCTCGACGACTGCGTGTTCATTCCCGGCACCGGCGGCGACCGCACCGGCCGCGATCTGCGCGCCCTGGTCGACGACGCCCGGGTGGTCCGCAGCATCCTGCGAAATCTGCACAGCCGCTATAACCGAAAAGTGGTCGAGCAGGCCGCCATTACCGGCGTGCTGAACAAGTCGGTCTACGGCAACCCCGAGAACGCCGCAGCCGCAGCGCAGTACATTGCGACCAGGCTCGACAGCCAGGCCGAGGAAGTCGAGCGTGGCTGGGTCGGACAATTCTTAGAAGGCCAGGGCTTCGTGTTCGAGCGCACCGTGCGCGGCGTCAAGGAAGCCGCCATGATCGACGACGCGCTGCTCGGCTCGGCCGAGGCCCGCAAGCTCGACGAGTACACGCCGAAACTCCAGGACGTCTACGCCCGTTCCGGCAAGCTGCGGCGCAAGGACTCCGAGCACGTGGTGCACGGCCCGGTCGACCTGTTCGAGGCGGTCACGGAGGCCGGGCGCAAGGGCATCTCGCTGCAGCGCTACAAAGGTCTCGGCGAGATGAACCCGGAGCAGCTCTGGGAAACCACGCTCGACACCGAGGCACGCTCGCTCCTGCAGGTGAAGGTCAAGGAGGTCGACGAGGCCGACGACATCTTCACCAAGCTGATGGGCGACGTGGTCGAGCCCCGCCGCGACTTCATCCAGGAACATTCGCTGAGCGCGACGATCGATATTTGA
- the murA gene encoding UDP-N-acetylglucosamine 1-carboxyvinyltransferase yields MAPIQYIVEGGHRLSGSIEPSGNKNSALPIIAAALLTEHPVTLQNVPRIRDTETLVELIRSVGAAAEWTARNTLQIHAKSIRAADLDPELCVRIRASILLAGPLLARCGEVMLPPPGGDVIGRRRLDTHVLALEQLGAKVTATDRLEFRAPKLAGADVFLDEPSVTATENALVAAVAADGVTYLRNAASEPHVQDLANFLVALGAKIEGIGTNTMIIHGQATLGGATYSIQPDHIEVGSLIGLAAVTRSPLRIVRAGVEHLRSIRMGFERLGIVCRVEGDDLIVPSNQTLKIQDDFGGHVPKLEDQPWPAFPADLMSIAIVTATQCEGVILMFEKMFESRMFFVDKLIAMGARIVLCDPHRAIIAGPSRLHGATMTSPDIRAGMAMLLAAVCAEGTSTINNADQIERGYERIEERLNALGAKIKRVPERKG; encoded by the coding sequence GTGGCGCCCATCCAATACATCGTCGAGGGCGGTCACCGGCTCTCGGGCTCGATCGAGCCGTCCGGCAACAAGAATTCGGCGCTGCCGATCATCGCGGCGGCCCTGCTCACCGAGCATCCGGTGACGCTTCAGAACGTGCCGCGGATCCGCGACACCGAGACGCTGGTCGAGCTGATCCGGTCGGTCGGTGCAGCCGCGGAATGGACTGCCCGCAACACGCTGCAGATCCACGCCAAGAGTATCCGCGCGGCCGATCTCGATCCGGAGCTGTGCGTCCGCATCCGCGCTTCGATCCTGCTCGCCGGTCCCCTGCTCGCCCGCTGCGGCGAGGTGATGCTGCCGCCGCCCGGCGGCGACGTCATCGGTCGGCGCCGGCTCGACACCCATGTGCTGGCGCTGGAACAGCTGGGCGCCAAGGTCACCGCGACCGACCGTCTCGAATTCCGCGCGCCCAAGCTCGCCGGTGCCGACGTGTTCCTGGACGAGCCCAGCGTCACCGCGACCGAGAACGCGCTGGTCGCCGCGGTCGCCGCCGACGGCGTTACATATTTGCGCAATGCGGCGTCCGAGCCTCATGTGCAGGATCTCGCCAATTTCCTGGTCGCGCTCGGTGCGAAGATCGAGGGCATCGGCACCAACACCATGATCATCCATGGCCAGGCGACGCTGGGCGGCGCGACCTATTCGATCCAGCCCGACCATATCGAGGTCGGCTCGCTGATTGGCCTTGCTGCAGTGACGCGCTCGCCGTTGCGCATCGTGCGCGCCGGCGTCGAGCATCTGCGCTCGATCCGCATGGGGTTCGAACGGCTCGGCATCGTCTGCCGCGTCGAGGGCGACGATCTCATCGTGCCCTCCAATCAGACATTGAAGATCCAGGACGATTTCGGCGGCCACGTGCCCAAGCTCGAGGACCAGCCCTGGCCGGCCTTCCCCGCCGACCTGATGTCGATCGCGATCGTCACCGCCACGCAATGCGAGGGCGTGATCCTGATGTTCGAGAAGATGTTCGAATCGCGGATGTTCTTCGTCGACAAGCTGATCGCGATGGGCGCGCGCATCGTGCTGTGCGATCCGCACCGCGCCATCATCGCCGGGCCGAGCCGGCTGCATGGCGCGACCATGACCTCGCCCGACATTCGCGCCGGCATGGCGATGCTGCTCGCCGCCGTCTGCGCCGAGGGCACCTCCACCATCAACAACGCCGACCAGATCGAGCGCGGCTATGAGCGCATCGAGGAGCGGCTGAACGCGCTTGGCGCGAAGATCAAGCGCGTGCCGGAGCGGAAGGGCTGA
- a CDS encoding MATE family efflux transporter, whose amino-acid sequence MLDTVQPRPQPQAGVPPNHLAAEFAETLRLAVPLMLTQLGQIAMITTDLAMIGHLGESAVAAAALAHTVYFVNFTFGLGLMSAVSPLAAQAFGAGDPKLIRRSLRVGLWVALLISLPMMASPLYGEQILLALGQVPQSAALAQRYLNGLAWGIAPALGFIALRSMMSAVNRPQAPLWITVAAIPINAVLVYALIHGQFGLPKLGLLGAGLGTTLVNLGTFLAALAIAAWRKPFADYHPLARLWRIDWPLMRQLIAIGAPISFSLLLEYGLFSSAALLMGLISTTALAAHQIALQVTAVLFMVPLGIGMAATVRVGHAFGRGDMVAVRRAGLVAAVLGIALVSALTVAIILGRYELGRLFFGRSEASAATVELTATLLVVGATFFIGDGLQTIIGGALRGINDTRMTLVFAAIGYWCVAFPTAWLLAFHTGLGATGVWVGFSVGTFVYAGLLILRFRMLARRLME is encoded by the coding sequence ATGCTCGACACCGTCCAGCCCCGTCCGCAGCCGCAAGCCGGCGTGCCGCCAAATCATCTCGCGGCGGAATTCGCCGAGACGTTGCGCCTCGCCGTGCCGTTGATGCTGACACAGCTCGGACAGATCGCGATGATCACGACCGATCTCGCGATGATCGGCCACCTCGGCGAGAGCGCGGTGGCGGCGGCGGCTCTCGCGCATACGGTCTATTTCGTCAACTTCACCTTCGGGCTCGGATTGATGTCGGCGGTATCGCCGCTCGCCGCGCAAGCCTTTGGCGCTGGCGACCCCAAGCTCATCCGCCGCTCCTTGCGGGTCGGCCTCTGGGTCGCCCTGCTGATCTCGCTGCCGATGATGGCCTCGCCCCTCTATGGCGAACAGATCCTGCTCGCGCTGGGTCAGGTGCCGCAATCGGCCGCGCTCGCCCAGCGTTATCTCAATGGCCTCGCCTGGGGCATCGCGCCGGCGCTCGGCTTCATCGCGCTGCGCAGCATGATGAGCGCGGTGAACCGGCCGCAGGCGCCGCTCTGGATCACGGTCGCGGCGATCCCGATCAATGCCGTCCTCGTCTACGCCCTGATCCACGGCCAGTTCGGCCTGCCGAAGCTTGGCCTGCTCGGCGCGGGGCTCGGGACCACGCTGGTCAATCTCGGCACCTTCCTTGCCGCGCTCGCCATCGCCGCATGGCGGAAGCCGTTTGCGGACTATCATCCGCTGGCGCGTCTCTGGCGGATCGACTGGCCCTTGATGCGCCAGCTCATCGCGATCGGCGCGCCGATCTCGTTTTCGCTGCTTCTGGAATACGGCCTGTTCTCTTCCGCCGCGCTGCTGATGGGGCTGATCTCGACCACGGCGCTCGCAGCGCATCAGATCGCGCTTCAGGTGACCGCCGTGCTGTTCATGGTGCCGCTCGGCATCGGCATGGCGGCGACGGTGCGCGTCGGCCATGCGTTCGGGCGAGGCGACATGGTCGCGGTGAGGCGCGCGGGCCTGGTTGCAGCCGTGCTCGGCATCGCGCTCGTCTCCGCCCTGACCGTCGCGATCATTCTTGGCCGCTATGAGCTCGGGCGGCTGTTCTTCGGCCGCAGCGAGGCCAGCGCGGCAACGGTCGAGCTGACGGCGACGCTGCTGGTGGTCGGCGCGACCTTCTTCATCGGTGACGGCCTCCAGACCATCATTGGCGGCGCGCTGCGCGGAATCAACGACACCAGGATGACGCTGGTGTTCGCGGCAATCGGCTATTGGTGCGTCGCCTTCCCGACCGCCTGGCTGCTGGCCTTCCATACGGGACTGGGCGCGACCGGCGTCTGGGTGGGGTTCTCGGTCGGCACCTTCGTCTATGCCGGCCTCCTGATCTTGCGCTTCCGCATGCTGGCGCGCAGACTGATGGAATGA
- a CDS encoding DUF2867 domain-containing protein, giving the protein MTSTVREVTPDVDAGTLLTGAQFADAFRVEIGAATINAREACTRMVLHGPRWIDALLQLRNILVTPFGLKTSGESAPAPHGMIGLFPVLSETPERLVAGFDDHHLDFRIVVDVTGDGRDRQVTSTTLVRTHNLLGRTYLALIMPFHKLVVRSMMGRIVEPAR; this is encoded by the coding sequence ATGACGAGCACGGTCCGCGAAGTCACTCCCGATGTCGATGCTGGCACGCTGCTGACCGGGGCGCAGTTCGCCGACGCCTTTCGCGTGGAGATCGGAGCCGCGACGATCAACGCCCGCGAGGCCTGCACCCGGATGGTGCTGCATGGCCCGCGCTGGATCGACGCGCTGCTCCAGCTGCGCAACATTCTGGTGACGCCGTTCGGGCTGAAGACGTCAGGCGAAAGCGCGCCGGCGCCCCACGGCATGATCGGCCTGTTTCCGGTGCTGAGTGAGACACCGGAGCGGCTGGTCGCGGGCTTCGACGATCATCATCTCGATTTCCGCATCGTGGTCGACGTGACGGGCGATGGCAGGGATCGCCAGGTCACCTCGACCACACTGGTGCGCACGCACAATCTGCTTGGCCGCACCTATCTCGCGCTGATCATGCCGTTCCACAAGCTCGTGGTCCGCAGCATGATGGGACGGATCGTGGAGCCGGCGCGATGA
- a CDS encoding septal ring lytic transglycosylase RlpA family protein, with translation MMLFRSSAAICGALVTLALSVAVARSETRGDHSSAAVDAASGEAIVGAASTYNPFKPGKEEGGPKTASGERYDPSAWTAAIKTSLRRKFGGVGFGARPKYALVEAVGKKVIVKINDVGPLRPGRIIDFNERTMRHFDPSMDIGVIPDVKVSPLAGDNWTPGPVG, from the coding sequence ATGATGCTATTCCGCTCGAGCGCCGCGATTTGCGGCGCCCTGGTTACGCTTGCCTTGTCTGTTGCCGTTGCTCGAAGTGAAACGCGTGGGGACCACTCAAGTGCCGCCGTCGATGCCGCCTCTGGTGAAGCGATCGTTGGTGCAGCGTCGACGTATAATCCGTTCAAGCCCGGCAAGGAGGAGGGCGGTCCGAAGACGGCCTCCGGCGAGCGTTATGATCCGTCTGCCTGGACGGCTGCCATCAAGACGAGTTTGCGCCGGAAATTTGGTGGGGTCGGATTTGGCGCGCGGCCCAAATATGCGCTCGTCGAGGCCGTGGGCAAGAAGGTCATCGTCAAGATCAACGACGTGGGGCCCTTAAGACCCGGCCGTATCATCGACTTCAATGAGCGGACGATGCGTCATTTCGATCCAAGCATGGATATCGGCGTCATTCCCGACGTGAAAGTCAGTCCGCTCGCAGGGGACAATTGGACTCCGGGGCCGGTGGGCTGA
- a CDS encoding FUSC family protein, protein MRRARELFDRVRALRTQLGLAIRVTVAAVAAYAIASALHLLLPLWAVLASLIVTQMSVGRSLKATRDYMLGTIGGAIYGGAIAILIPYSSEAGLLGLLVLSVAPLAFIAAINPSLSAATVTAVIVLLVPTLHHADPMTSAIDRVSEVAVGAITGLVVSFLVLPSRAVRQIRASAAKLLELIADAFIELLAGLTRGRDNDALHRIQDGIGTAMVNLNAIGSEAERERAARLSSGPDTGPLLRTILRLRHDVVMIGRATVVPLPADVQTRLAGPLTEVSTVIARFLRSAAAALREGAGAPPIHPVHVALQHYAEAVAAVRHDGLILGQPADTAERFFALGFSLEQMHQNLCDLDRVVGEWSEASTDKSARVAE, encoded by the coding sequence ATGAGGCGCGCAAGAGAGCTGTTCGACCGGGTCCGCGCGCTCAGGACGCAGCTGGGACTGGCGATCCGGGTCACGGTGGCGGCGGTCGCGGCCTATGCCATCGCCTCGGCGCTGCATCTCTTGCTGCCGCTCTGGGCGGTGCTGGCCTCGCTGATCGTGACCCAGATGAGCGTCGGCCGCTCGCTCAAGGCGACGCGCGACTACATGCTTGGCACCATCGGTGGCGCCATCTATGGCGGCGCCATCGCGATCCTGATTCCCTATTCCAGCGAGGCCGGCTTGTTGGGGTTGCTGGTGCTGTCCGTCGCGCCGCTCGCCTTCATCGCCGCGATCAATCCGAGCCTCAGCGCGGCGACGGTCACGGCCGTGATCGTGCTCCTGGTCCCGACCCTGCATCACGCCGATCCCATGACCTCGGCGATCGATCGCGTCAGCGAGGTCGCGGTCGGCGCCATTACGGGTCTGGTCGTCTCGTTCCTGGTGCTGCCCTCGCGCGCGGTTCGACAGATTCGCGCCAGCGCGGCAAAGCTGCTCGAGCTGATCGCGGATGCCTTCATCGAACTGCTCGCGGGTCTGACGCGCGGCCGCGACAACGACGCGCTGCACCGGATCCAGGACGGCATTGGCACGGCGATGGTGAATCTCAACGCGATCGGCTCTGAGGCCGAGCGCGAGCGCGCCGCGCGCCTGTCGAGTGGGCCGGATACCGGACCGTTGCTGCGAACCATCCTACGACTGCGGCACGACGTCGTCATGATCGGCCGCGCCACTGTGGTGCCGCTGCCGGCCGACGTGCAGACGCGGCTCGCAGGTCCGCTGACGGAAGTCTCGACGGTGATCGCGCGTTTCCTGCGTTCGGCCGCTGCGGCCTTGCGCGAGGGCGCCGGCGCGCCGCCGATCCATCCCGTGCACGTCGCGCTCCAGCATTACGCCGAGGCCGTCGCCGCCGTGCGCCATGACGGATTGATTCTCGGTCAGCCCGCTGACACCGCTGAACGCTTCTTCGCGCTCGGCTTCTCGCTGGAGCAGATGCACCAGAATCTCTGCGATCTCGATCGCGTCGTCGGCGAATGGTCGGAGGCTTCGACCGATAAATCCGCACGCGTGGCAGAGTGA